In one window of Armatimonadota bacterium DNA:
- a CDS encoding adenylosuccinate synthase, whose translation MPGTVVVGAQWGDEGKGGVVDVYAAEADLVVRFNGGNNAGHTVFVGDEHFALHLIPCGILRERACVLGNGVVADPLFLVEEMRELESRGLRVRENLLISENAHLVLPYHRALDAAEEKARGAGAIGTTLRGIGQAYADKYARNGIRAADMTHPEAFRDKLAANIEQKNALLVKIYGADPLDFAQVYDALAPACEELAPLVADGPAVINGALDAGKQVLFEGAQGALLDVDFGTYPYCTSSNPIAAGASVGTGVSPKRLDTIVGVVKAYTTRVGGGPLPTECAEDLAEKFRHQGREFGSTTGRPRRIGWFDAVVARRAAMLNGVEKLAVTHLDVLDQFDTIPVCVSYRCDGETCDAFPSSVETLARCTPVYEDMQGWREDTTGAKSLSDIPRAARAYLDRLAEIMGAQLCMVRTGPRRDQTIVIEA comes from the coding sequence GTGCCAGGGACAGTGGTGGTCGGCGCCCAGTGGGGCGATGAGGGCAAGGGCGGCGTGGTGGACGTGTATGCGGCGGAGGCGGACCTGGTGGTTCGCTTCAACGGCGGCAACAATGCCGGTCATACGGTATTCGTGGGGGACGAGCACTTTGCGCTGCACTTGATTCCCTGCGGGATTTTGCGCGAGAGGGCGTGCGTTCTCGGCAATGGGGTGGTGGCTGATCCGCTCTTCCTGGTCGAGGAGATGCGCGAGCTGGAATCGCGCGGGCTGCGGGTGCGCGAGAATCTGTTGATCAGCGAGAACGCGCACCTGGTGCTGCCGTACCACCGGGCGCTCGATGCGGCAGAGGAGAAGGCGCGCGGCGCGGGCGCGATCGGCACGACGCTGCGGGGCATCGGCCAGGCGTATGCGGATAAGTATGCGCGCAACGGCATCCGCGCGGCGGACATGACTCACCCCGAAGCATTTCGCGACAAGCTCGCCGCCAACATCGAGCAGAAGAATGCGCTGCTGGTGAAGATCTACGGCGCCGACCCGCTGGACTTCGCGCAGGTCTATGACGCGCTGGCGCCGGCGTGCGAGGAACTGGCGCCGCTGGTCGCCGACGGGCCGGCGGTCATCAACGGCGCGCTGGACGCGGGCAAGCAGGTGCTGTTCGAGGGCGCGCAGGGGGCGCTGCTCGATGTTGACTTCGGGACGTATCCCTACTGCACCAGTTCGAACCCCATCGCCGCGGGCGCCAGTGTCGGGACCGGCGTTTCGCCGAAGCGGCTGGACACGATCGTCGGCGTGGTCAAGGCATACACGACGCGGGTGGGCGGCGGGCCGCTGCCGACCGAGTGTGCCGAGGATCTCGCCGAGAAGTTCCGCCACCAGGGGCGCGAGTTCGGCAGCACGACGGGGCGGCCGCGCCGCATCGGCTGGTTCGACGCAGTAGTCGCGCGCCGCGCCGCCATGCTCAACGGCGTCGAGAAGCTCGCGGTGACGCACCTCGATGTCCTGGATCAGTTCGACACGATACCGGTCTGTGTCTCCTACCGCTGCGACGGCGAGACGTGCGACGCGTTCCCAAGCTCGGTGGAGACGCTCGCGCGCTGCACGCCGGTGTACGAAGATATGCAGGGGTGGCGCGAGGACACGACCGGTGCCAAATCGCTGTCGGACATTCCGCGCGCGGCGCGGGCGTACCTCGACCGCCTGGCGGAGATCATGGGCGCGCAGTTGTGCATGGTGCGGACCGGGCCGCGGCGCGACCAGACCATCGTGATCGAGGCGTGA
- a CDS encoding methyl-accepting chemotaxis protein: protein MSVQFAILATLLLVLAGGVLGMFFVRQQSHQIRESLEARGMTLAKNAAYHSEYGILIGSKEMIENLLAGMIIEPDVAYAVVQDARGSVLGSAGAKADEAVVGGPVGHTALEADEPIAQPHHLRSGAPLLEITAPVRTAAGEMPGLESSLLLEAAPTVPADPGTKRSERIGTVRVGMSLDRVNASIAGAARGTALLTAAVILCAVLLVFALGRTVTRPLHQLVIAAQRVAQGDLTLEIDERRRDEIGQLASTFNQMVRSLRTLIKRMQDGIIQVGAASSDIEGLAEQQTAGSVEQAVSVEEITSSLEELAMSAAGIAGRSESVVSTAEETVAAATGGQRATVTALEAMDRIRETVQNIARTTVRLGDRSQKIGDVLDIIQEISSETHLLAVNAAIESAAAGEHGRRFSVVAGEVHRLAERSRASAEEIAALVTEIQAAISASVMATEQGTKEVEAGVELARGVEKALEEILAMIEKTTQTAKEISLATQQQRGASDQVVAVIRGIADNARDAAEGMKRAAGLVAQLTTLAAGFREEASRFAFDDHPPAGADPGTGAGTDSRLVEEPT, encoded by the coding sequence TTGAGCGTGCAGTTTGCGATTCTCGCCACGCTGCTGTTGGTGCTCGCCGGGGGCGTGTTGGGTATGTTCTTCGTGCGCCAGCAGTCGCATCAGATACGGGAAAGCCTCGAAGCGCGCGGCATGACCTTGGCGAAGAACGCCGCCTACCACAGCGAGTACGGAATCCTCATCGGCTCCAAGGAGATGATCGAGAACCTCCTCGCGGGCATGATTATCGAGCCCGATGTCGCCTATGCGGTCGTCCAAGATGCCCGAGGAAGCGTGCTCGGCAGCGCGGGAGCCAAGGCGGACGAGGCCGTCGTCGGCGGGCCGGTCGGCCATACCGCCCTGGAGGCGGACGAGCCCATAGCGCAGCCGCATCACCTGCGCTCCGGCGCGCCGCTGCTCGAAATCACCGCGCCCGTGCGCACCGCCGCCGGCGAAATGCCGGGGCTCGAGTCCTCGCTCTTGCTCGAAGCCGCGCCCACCGTGCCCGCCGACCCCGGCACCAAGCGCTCCGAGCGCATCGGCACCGTGCGCGTCGGTATGTCGCTCGATCGCGTCAACGCCAGCATCGCCGGTGCCGCGCGCGGCACCGCTCTCCTCACCGCGGCCGTTATCCTGTGCGCCGTGCTCCTCGTCTTCGCCCTCGGTCGCACTGTCACCAGGCCGCTGCACCAACTCGTCATCGCCGCCCAGCGCGTTGCCCAGGGCGACCTGACGCTCGAAATAGACGAGCGCCGGCGCGACGAGATAGGCCAGTTGGCCAGCACCTTCAACCAGATGGTGCGCAGCTTGCGCACCCTCATCAAGCGCATGCAAGACGGCATCATCCAGGTCGGCGCCGCCTCCTCTGACATCGAGGGCCTCGCCGAGCAGCAGACCGCCGGCTCCGTCGAGCAAGCCGTATCGGTCGAGGAAATCACCTCGTCGCTTGAGGAACTCGCCATGTCCGCGGCCGGTATTGCCGGGCGCTCCGAGTCGGTCGTGTCAACCGCCGAGGAGACCGTCGCCGCCGCCACCGGCGGCCAGCGTGCAACCGTCACCGCCCTCGAGGCCATGGATCGCATCCGCGAGACGGTGCAGAATATCGCCCGCACCACCGTCCGCCTCGGCGACCGCTCCCAGAAGATCGGCGACGTGCTCGATATCATCCAGGAAATCTCCTCGGAGACGCACCTGCTCGCGGTCAACGCCGCCATCGAAAGCGCCGCCGCCGGCGAGCACGGCCGCCGCTTCTCGGTCGTCGCCGGTGAAGTGCACCGCCTCGCCGAACGCTCGCGCGCGTCGGCCGAGGAAATCGCCGCCCTCGTCACCGAAATCCAGGCCGCCATCAGCGCCTCCGTCATGGCTACCGAGCAGGGCACCAAGGAAGTCGAGGCGGGCGTCGAACTCGCGCGCGGCGTCGAGAAGGCGCTCGAGGAAATCCTCGCCATGATCGAGAAGACGACCCAGACCGCCAAGGAGATCTCCCTCGCGACGCAGCAGCAGCGCGGCGCCAGCGACCAGGTCGTCGCCGTCATCCGCGGCATCGCCGACAATGCTCGCGACGCCGCCGAGGGCATGAAGCGCGCCGCCGGCCTCGTCGCCCAGCTCACCACCCTCGCCGCCGGATTCAGGGAGGAAGCGAGCCGCTTTGCGTTCGATGACCACCCCCCCGCGGGCGCCGATCCGGGAACCGGTGCAGGAACTGACAGCCGCCTCGTTGAAGAGCCAACGTAG
- a CDS encoding efflux RND transporter periplasmic adaptor subunit has translation MSENRRKRFPWVRIIVLAVLIVVAAIAYYFAWGPGSVPVVRAARVARGNLQVELSATGIVKADEIQVASEVPARIERVAVKENEQVRRGQVLVVLDRESLQAYLRQARADLEAAQAQARQAQQGVRAEEANARATIEAAQANLQAAEAQLQRLETGARPQEIRTAEERVAQTQAQLGQTRSDLARLEQLYGDGAVSQQALDQARTAHELAGAEMRAAQESLRLVREGARSEDIAAGRAQVAAARAGVAQARALERVVDLRRREHDAATALEERARAQLSAAQAELSRAEITAPMDATVVRVNADPGEVAYPGAPLMVLSDLSHMWVDAEIDDVDLDKITLEQEVNVLAEAFPGRSFKGRVYEIAKSAEPKMLGRVRAKIV, from the coding sequence ATGAGTGAGAACCGACGTAAACGCTTCCCCTGGGTGCGCATCATCGTGCTCGCAGTTCTGATTGTCGTCGCTGCGATCGCATACTACTTCGCGTGGGGCCCAGGCAGCGTGCCCGTCGTCCGCGCCGCGCGCGTCGCGCGCGGCAACTTGCAGGTCGAACTCTCGGCGACCGGCATTGTCAAGGCGGACGAGATCCAAGTCGCCTCGGAAGTCCCCGCGCGGATCGAGCGCGTCGCGGTCAAGGAGAACGAGCAGGTGCGCCGCGGACAGGTGCTCGTCGTGCTCGACCGCGAGTCGCTGCAAGCGTACCTCCGCCAGGCGCGCGCGGACCTGGAAGCAGCCCAGGCGCAGGCCCGTCAGGCACAGCAGGGCGTGCGCGCCGAGGAAGCCAACGCGCGCGCCACCATCGAGGCAGCCCAGGCGAATCTACAGGCCGCCGAGGCGCAGCTGCAGCGCCTCGAAACCGGCGCGCGCCCGCAGGAAATCCGCACCGCTGAAGAGCGCGTCGCGCAGACGCAAGCTCAGCTCGGTCAAACGCGCAGCGACCTCGCCCGCCTGGAGCAGCTCTACGGCGACGGCGCCGTCAGTCAGCAAGCGCTCGACCAGGCGCGCACCGCGCACGAGTTGGCCGGGGCCGAGATGCGCGCCGCGCAGGAATCCCTGCGCCTGGTGCGCGAGGGCGCGCGGAGCGAGGATATCGCCGCTGGGCGCGCCCAGGTCGCCGCCGCGCGCGCGGGAGTGGCGCAAGCGCGGGCGCTGGAGCGCGTCGTGGACCTCCGTCGCCGCGAGCACGATGCCGCCACGGCGCTGGAAGAGCGCGCTCGCGCGCAGCTGAGCGCCGCGCAGGCGGAACTGAGCCGCGCCGAGATCACCGCGCCGATGGACGCCACCGTGGTGCGCGTGAACGCGGATCCGGGTGAGGTGGCATACCCCGGCGCGCCGCTGATGGTGCTGTCCGATCTCTCGCACATGTGGGTGGACGCCGAGATTGACGACGTGGACCTCGACAAGATCACGTTGGAGCAAGAGGTCAATGTACTCGCGGAAGCCTTCCCTGGGCGCAGCTTCAAGGGCCGCGTGTACGAGATCGCCAAGTCCGCGGAACCCAAGATGCTGGGGCGCGTGCGCGCGAAGATCGT
- a CDS encoding deoxyribonuclease IV produces the protein MRLGVHVPVSKGLRRAAAEAVRLRCECMQMFLSNPRGWAAGAEHPGADVAALREARGKHDIRPLIGHASYVVNLASADRELWRKSLTSAAADMRRALGVGAEAFVVHAGYHGGGGERRGRTLLARALRELSRASGGRLAVLVENGSGAGTGVGWRFEDLAAVLAQAGNPPGVGVCLDTCHAHVAGYDLSGAEAVGAVLEALDRTVGLGRLGAVHLNDAKHPAGSRRDAHAHIGRGTIGRAGFRALLQHPRLADVAGIIETPKEGDADARNLRVLRRLRAHRAAR, from the coding sequence ATGAGGCTGGGCGTCCACGTTCCGGTGAGCAAAGGCTTGCGCCGGGCGGCGGCGGAGGCGGTGCGACTGCGCTGCGAGTGCATGCAGATGTTCCTCTCCAATCCGCGCGGCTGGGCGGCGGGCGCGGAGCACCCCGGGGCGGATGTCGCGGCGCTGCGCGAGGCGCGCGGGAAGCACGACATTAGACCTCTCATCGGCCACGCGTCGTACGTCGTCAATCTCGCGTCGGCGGATCGGGAGTTGTGGCGCAAGTCCCTGACTTCGGCGGCTGCGGATATGCGGCGCGCGCTCGGGGTCGGCGCTGAGGCGTTTGTGGTTCACGCGGGGTATCACGGCGGGGGCGGCGAGCGCAGGGGCCGCACGCTGCTGGCGCGGGCGCTGCGCGAGTTATCGCGGGCCTCCGGCGGCAGGCTGGCGGTGCTCGTCGAGAACGGCTCGGGCGCGGGGACCGGGGTCGGTTGGCGATTTGAGGATCTCGCGGCGGTGCTGGCGCAAGCGGGGAATCCGCCGGGCGTGGGCGTATGCCTGGACACGTGTCACGCGCATGTGGCGGGGTATGACCTGAGCGGCGCGGAGGCGGTCGGCGCGGTGCTCGAAGCGTTGGACCGCACGGTAGGTCTGGGGCGGCTGGGGGCGGTGCATCTCAACGACGCGAAGCATCCCGCCGGATCGCGGCGTGACGCCCACGCGCACATTGGCCGGGGCACGATCGGACGGGCGGGCTTCCGGGCGTTGCTCCAGCACCCGCGCCTCGCCGATGTTGCGGGGATCATCGAGACGCCGAAGGAGGGTGACGCGGACGCGCGCAACCTGCGGGTGTTGCGCAGGCTGCGCGCGCATCGTGCGGCCCGGTGA
- a CDS encoding ferritin-like domain-containing protein, with translation MRKDDRELIQLLNQAIELEYGALFLMPQHMARLNDDELVMTLREACQDELEHAETTARLILSLGGLPTGDFKMLRPMSSAADMLRHHIDGEKRVIDLYRRAVAKAQKPEHQTILRKLIADEEAHQKVFARLLAQVEAASKAPA, from the coding sequence ATGAGAAAAGACGACCGCGAGTTGATTCAGCTGCTCAACCAGGCCATCGAGTTGGAGTACGGCGCGCTGTTTCTCATGCCGCAGCACATGGCCCGCCTCAACGACGACGAACTCGTCATGACGCTGCGCGAGGCGTGCCAGGACGAGCTGGAGCACGCGGAGACGACCGCGCGCCTGATTCTCTCGCTCGGCGGCCTGCCCACCGGCGATTTCAAGATGCTGCGCCCGATGTCGAGCGCCGCCGACATGCTGCGCCATCACATCGACGGCGAGAAACGGGTGATTGACCTCTACCGCCGCGCCGTCGCCAAGGCGCAGAAACCGGAGCATCAGACCATCCTGCGCAAGCTCATCGCCGACGAGGAAGCGCACCAGAAAGTCTTCGCCCGCCTGCTCGCGCAAGTCGAAGCGGCGAGCAAAGCGCCCGCGTGA
- a CDS encoding Gfo/Idh/MocA family oxidoreductase has product MPDRITRRQFLQKAGGAAAAAAVVQPIFLSQNVFGANDRIVMGLIGCGGQGVANMSFFLGNPDVEFAAVCDVDKERAAQTADGAGEKVTAYSDFRELLERKDIDAVIVATPDHWHALPTILACEAGKDVYVEKPLAASIAEGRAMVNAARRYERVVQGGTQQRSGAHFQRAAEIVRSGLLGKVSLCRTWYVGNELPDGIGNPPDCNPPPEIDYDMWLGPAPKRPYNPNRCHYTFRFFWDYAGGKMTDWGTHLIDIIHFGMGADAPLAVSASGGKYVVPDNRETPDTMEVIYDYPGFTLTYSYRGGNGRFVDNHEYGMQFHGANGTLFVDRAGFDVMPEKDQMAPMSGGISALNQPHVRNFLDCVKSRTRAICDVEILHRSTIPGHLGNIALLTERKIHWDSENERIVNDEEANRLLSKPYRAPWRLPGA; this is encoded by the coding sequence ATGCCAGACCGTATCACCCGGCGTCAGTTCTTGCAGAAGGCCGGAGGGGCCGCGGCCGCCGCCGCAGTCGTGCAACCGATATTCCTATCGCAGAACGTATTCGGCGCAAACGACAGGATCGTCATGGGTCTGATCGGCTGCGGCGGCCAGGGGGTCGCCAACATGAGCTTCTTTCTCGGCAACCCCGACGTCGAGTTCGCCGCGGTGTGTGACGTGGACAAAGAGCGCGCGGCGCAAACGGCGGACGGCGCGGGCGAGAAGGTGACGGCTTACTCCGATTTCCGGGAATTGCTGGAACGCAAGGACATAGACGCGGTCATCGTCGCCACGCCGGACCACTGGCACGCGCTGCCCACGATCTTGGCGTGCGAAGCGGGCAAAGACGTGTACGTCGAGAAGCCGCTGGCGGCGAGCATCGCTGAAGGCCGCGCCATGGTGAATGCCGCGCGCCGCTACGAGCGAGTAGTGCAGGGCGGCACCCAGCAGCGCAGCGGCGCGCACTTCCAGCGTGCGGCGGAGATCGTGCGCTCGGGACTGCTCGGCAAAGTCAGCCTCTGCCGCACGTGGTACGTCGGCAACGAGCTGCCCGACGGCATCGGCAATCCGCCGGATTGCAATCCTCCGCCGGAGATTGACTATGACATGTGGCTGGGCCCCGCGCCGAAGCGGCCGTACAATCCCAACCGATGCCATTACACCTTCCGCTTCTTCTGGGACTATGCCGGGGGCAAGATGACCGACTGGGGCACGCACCTCATTGACATCATCCACTTCGGCATGGGGGCGGATGCGCCGCTCGCCGTCTCCGCGTCCGGGGGGAAATACGTCGTCCCGGACAACCGCGAAACGCCCGATACCATGGAAGTGATCTACGATTACCCGGGATTCACGCTGACCTATTCATACCGCGGCGGCAACGGGCGCTTCGTGGACAACCACGAGTACGGCATGCAGTTCCACGGCGCCAACGGCACGCTGTTCGTTGACCGCGCCGGCTTCGACGTCATGCCGGAGAAGGATCAAATGGCGCCAATGTCCGGCGGCATCTCTGCGCTGAATCAGCCGCACGTGCGCAATTTCCTGGACTGCGTGAAATCGCGCACGCGCGCGATCTGCGACGTGGAGATCCTCCACCGCTCGACGATCCCGGGGCATCTGGGCAATATCGCGCTGCTCACCGAACGCAAGATCCACTGGGATAGCGAGAACGAGCGGATCGTCAACGATGAGGAGGCGAACCGGCTTCTGTCCAAGCCCTACCGGGCTCCGTGGCGGCTGCCGGGGGCGTGA